Proteins from one Danaus plexippus chromosome 2, MEX_DaPlex, whole genome shotgun sequence genomic window:
- the LOC116779777 gene encoding LOW QUALITY PROTEIN: mitochondrial uncoupling protein Bmcp (The sequence of the model RefSeq protein was modified relative to this genomic sequence to represent the inferred CDS: substituted 1 base at 1 genomic stop codon) yields MGDRDWRPFVYGGLASIVAEFGTFPIDTTKTRLQIQGQKSDPRHVELRYTGMVDCFVKTSQQEGVKALYCGIWPAVLRQATYGTIKFGTYYSXRSGGGGGESVTTDTLCAALAGGLSSAIANPTDVLKVRMQVGDEKRHLVRCFMEMYRVEGVRGLWRGVGPTSQRAALIAAVELPVYDGCKRRLTPTLGDSPVNHLASSALASLGSAVASTPLDVIRTRLMNQRKVKNDSSYSQVKIYKGTVDCLVQTIRNEGFLALYKGFVPTWLRMGPWNIIFFVTYEQLKIMY; encoded by the exons ATGGGAGATAGAGATTGGAGACCGTTTGTTTACGGCGGCCTGGCCTCAATTGTTGCCGAATTTG GCACTTTCCCCATCGACACGACAAAGACTCGTCTTCAAATCCAAGGACAAAAGAGTGACCCGCGGCATGTGGAACTGCGGTACACTGGTATGGTTGACTGCTTTGTGAAGACTTCACAGCAGGAGGGAGTCAAGGCATTGTACTGCGG CATCTGGCCAGCGGTGCTCCGGCAGGCGACATACGGCACCATCAAGTTTGGCACTTACTACTCCTGAAGAAGTG GCGGGGGAGGGGGCGAGAGTGTCACCACTGACACGCTGTGTGCCGCGCTCGCCGGCGGACTGTCTAGTGCGATCGCCAACCCTACAGATGTACTCAAAGTACGGATGCAA GTGGGCGATGAGAAGCGTCACCTGGTGCGATGTTTCATGGAGATGTACCGCGTGGAGGGAGTGCGGGGGTTGTGGCGCGGCGTGGGGCCGACCTCTCAGCGCGCGGCTCTCATAGCGGCGGTGGAGCTGCCCGTGTACGACGGATGTAAGAGACGCCTCACGCCCACACTGGGAGACTCGCCCGTCAACCACCTCGCCTCCAGCGCGCTCGCCAGCCTCGGCAGCGCCGTCGCCAGCACACCGCTGGACGTCATAAGG ACGCGGCTCATGAATCAACGGAAAGTGAAAAATGACAGTTCATACTCCCAAGTGAAGATCTACAAGGGCACCGTTGACTGCTTGGTCCAG ACCATTCGTAACGAAGGCTTCCTCGCGCTGTACAAAGGCTTCGTGCCCACCTGGCTCAGGATGGGGCCCTGGAACATCATCTTCTTCGTGACGTACGAACAGCTCAAGATCATGTACTGA
- the LOC116779726 gene encoding uncharacterized protein LOC116779726 isoform X1 — MSSMDNGECVCAEATTLGILKEVHSAYKHKLQVIDRMSGGEKLQKQVEVLQSWVEDLVDQNTLLARTVEELETEFTSKLLVERRRHSEWDKSKKICDTVNDLKMLNDSLIKENLSKEREIRKLNKELQNCEQTVLSLRNETAAETFPTLPDVPKKDAEVTADICCTQEFEYPAQCGDSEPVRERALYSGRLQQMESSGDNIRSLRQLNVSLSEEVRALQRVCGALDDQCRAMNLRARFKDDVIHEMRRQLRQAKAKLKELSESNIPKSQKAQEVCRETVSMESLVGCAPRPRHRQDERHLNCSCHSSIYDVSDDDASKPE; from the exons ATGTCCTCGATGGACAACGGGGAGTGTGTGTGCGCCGAGGCGACCACGCTCGGCATACTGAAGGAAGTGCACAGCGCCTACAAACACAAGTTACAGGTCATTGACAGGATGTCCGGAGGGGAGAAGCTGCAG AAACAAGTCGAAGTTCTTCAGTCCTGGGTGGAGGACCTGGTGGATCAGAACACGCTGCTGGCGCGGACGGTTGAGGAGTTGGAAACTGAGTTCACATCCAAGCTGCTTGTTGAAAGAAGGAGGCACTCTGAG TGGGACAAAAGTAAAAAGATATGCGATACAGTTAACGATCTGAAAATGCTGAACGATTCGCTCATCAAAGAAAACCTCTCCAAGGAaag gGAAATACGCAAGTTGAACAAGGAACTTCAAAACTGCGAACAAACAGTACTGTCTCTAAGAAACGAAACGGCCGCCGAAACCTTCCCTACACTACC ggACGTACCAAAAAAGGACGCTGAAGTAACGGCTGATATTTGCTGTACACAAGAG TTTGAGTATCCGGCGCAGTGTGGCGACTCCGAGCCGGTGAGGGAGAGGGCGTTGTACAGCGGTCGTCTACAGCAGATGGAG TCCAGCGGTGACAACATCCGCTCCCTGCGTCAGCTGAACGTGTCTTTGTCGGAGGAGGTCCGCGCACTGCAACGCGTGTGCGGAGCTCTGGACGACCAGTGTCGAGCGATGAATCTCCGGGCGAGGTTCAAGGATGACGTCATACATGAGATGAGGCGGCAGCTCCGACAGGCCAAGGCTAAG CTCAAAGAACTATCGGAGTCCAATATACCGAAAAGTCAGAAAGCCCAGGAGGTGTGTCGGGAGACGGTGTCTATGGAGTCGCTTGTGGGGTGCGCCCCTCGCCCCAGACACAGGCAGGACGAGCGACACCTGAACTGCTCCTGTCACAGCTCTATCTACGACGTCTCAGACGACGACGCCTCTAAACCCGAGTAG
- the LOC116779726 gene encoding uncharacterized protein LOC116779726 isoform X2: MSSMDNGECVCAEATTLGILKEVHSAYKHKLQVIDRMSGGEKLQKQVEVLQSWVEDLVDQNTLLARTVEELETEFTSKLLVERRRHSEWDKSKKICDTVNDLKMLNDSLIKENLSKEREIRKLNKELQNCEQTVLSLRNETAAETFPTLPDVPKKDAEVTADICCTQECGDSEPVRERALYSGRLQQMESSGDNIRSLRQLNVSLSEEVRALQRVCGALDDQCRAMNLRARFKDDVIHEMRRQLRQAKAKLKELSESNIPKSQKAQEVCRETVSMESLVGCAPRPRHRQDERHLNCSCHSSIYDVSDDDASKPE, translated from the exons ATGTCCTCGATGGACAACGGGGAGTGTGTGTGCGCCGAGGCGACCACGCTCGGCATACTGAAGGAAGTGCACAGCGCCTACAAACACAAGTTACAGGTCATTGACAGGATGTCCGGAGGGGAGAAGCTGCAG AAACAAGTCGAAGTTCTTCAGTCCTGGGTGGAGGACCTGGTGGATCAGAACACGCTGCTGGCGCGGACGGTTGAGGAGTTGGAAACTGAGTTCACATCCAAGCTGCTTGTTGAAAGAAGGAGGCACTCTGAG TGGGACAAAAGTAAAAAGATATGCGATACAGTTAACGATCTGAAAATGCTGAACGATTCGCTCATCAAAGAAAACCTCTCCAAGGAaag gGAAATACGCAAGTTGAACAAGGAACTTCAAAACTGCGAACAAACAGTACTGTCTCTAAGAAACGAAACGGCCGCCGAAACCTTCCCTACACTACC ggACGTACCAAAAAAGGACGCTGAAGTAACGGCTGATATTTGCTGTACACAAGAG TGTGGCGACTCCGAGCCGGTGAGGGAGAGGGCGTTGTACAGCGGTCGTCTACAGCAGATGGAG TCCAGCGGTGACAACATCCGCTCCCTGCGTCAGCTGAACGTGTCTTTGTCGGAGGAGGTCCGCGCACTGCAACGCGTGTGCGGAGCTCTGGACGACCAGTGTCGAGCGATGAATCTCCGGGCGAGGTTCAAGGATGACGTCATACATGAGATGAGGCGGCAGCTCCGACAGGCCAAGGCTAAG CTCAAAGAACTATCGGAGTCCAATATACCGAAAAGTCAGAAAGCCCAGGAGGTGTGTCGGGAGACGGTGTCTATGGAGTCGCTTGTGGGGTGCGCCCCTCGCCCCAGACACAGGCAGGACGAGCGACACCTGAACTGCTCCTGTCACAGCTCTATCTACGACGTCTCAGACGACGACGCCTCTAAACCCGAGTAG